Proteins found in one Ctenopharyngodon idella isolate HZGC_01 chromosome 16, HZGC01, whole genome shotgun sequence genomic segment:
- the osgin2 gene encoding oxidative stress-induced growth inhibitor 2, with protein MPLLEESSVPRDCTRTVPVVIIGNGPSGICLSYLLNGYTPYLDPMAVHPNPILFRKLQEAKHLPITEQDLEYLCEGLEGRSGNPVAVLFDTLLHPNADLGFEFPSVLQWRLEKKHHIPHLVLGKATPGGAWHAMEGSMLTISLGIWMELPGVNYRDLTPGKRRVVSNDRATPDEISSYYKNYVKLMGLQKNFVDNTYVTSVQKLHRSHENSLGNEKDTINGQLNGVKNGFDYCNKNSTENGQNGVVNGFSNDLQNGMETSSRRGEIGEEDDKRGKEGVKETTGVSQGLSQGLWEVRGYQQFQGDTHVPFSLFAENVVLATGASDSPARLGVEGEDLPYVFHSVRDLGVAVSCHGNLGSSSDPVLVVGAGLSAADAVLCALNHRVSVLHAFRKRVDDPGLIFKQLPKTLYPEYHRVYHMMCSQVYPASPVANPTAPSSSLFPDYTSFPEHCVLSFQPDMHCVMKGSNGVLRVFKVSMVLVLIGAYPNLFFLKEQGQYLGLDPSRPISCRQNPVDINPYTFECNAEPGLFAMGPLVGDNFVRFLKGGALGIASCLFKRLKQRMKKNRKLIAEEGGCGGRGREGSGGGRRGFV; from the exons ATGCCTCTGCTGGAAGAAAGTTCCGTGCCGAGGGACTGTACTCGAACTGTGCCAGTAGTCATCATTG GTAATGGCCCTTCCGGTATATGCTTGTCATACCTTCTGAATGGGTACACTCCTTATTTAGATCCCATGGCTGTGCACCCAAACCCCATTCTCTTTCGTAAACTACAGGAAGCCAAGCATCTTCCCATCACTGAACAG GATTTAGAATATCTTTGCGAAGGTTTAGAGGGGCGTTCAGGGAACCCTGTGGCAGTGCTCTTTGACACACTCCTCCATCCAAATGCAGATTTGGGCTTTGAGTTCCCCTCTGTACTGCAGTGGAGgctggaaaaaaaacatcacattccTCATCTGGTCTTGGGCAAAGCTACACCTGGCGGTGCATGGCAT GCAATGGAAGGATCGATGCTGACTATTAGTCTTGGTATATGGATGGAGTTACCAGGAGTCAACTACAGAGATTTGACTCCAGGCAAAAGGAG GGTGGTGTCCAATGATCGAGCCACTCCAGATGAGATCTCCTCCTActacaaaaattatgtcaagcTCATGGGTCTCCAAAAGAACTTTGTGGACAATACCTATGTCACCTCTGTTCAAAAACTTCACCGCAGTCATGAAAACAGTCTTGGGAATGAAAAGGACACTATAAATGGTCAATTGAATGGTGTGAAAAATGGGTTTGATTATTGCAATAAGAACAGCACAGAGAATGGTCAGAATGGAGTGGTAAATGGGTTTAGTAATGATTTACAAAATGGAATGGAGACTAGCAGTAGAAGGGGAGAGATTGGGGAGGAAGATGATAAAAGAGGCAAAGAAGGAGTGAAAGAGACTACTGGGGTGTCCCAAGGGCTTTCACAGGGACTCTGGGAGGTCAGGGGCTACCAGCAGTTCCAAGGTGACACTCATGTCCCTTTTAGCTTATTTGCCGAGAATGTAGTCTTAGCAACAGGGGCATCTGACTCTCCTGCTCGATTGGGAGTAGAGGGGGAGGATCTCCCTTATGTGTTTCACAGTGTGCGTGACCTTGGGGTGGCTGTCAGCTGTCACGGCAACCTGGGCTCTTCCTCTGACCCTGTGCTGGTAGTGGGGGCGGGGCTTAGCGCAGCTGACGCAGTGCTGTGTGCCCTGAACCATAGGGTCTCCGTGTTGCATGCATTCCGAAAGCGTGTTGATGACCCAGGTCTCATCTTCAAACAGTTGCCAAAGACACTTTACCCTGAATATCACAGGGTCTACCACATGATGTGTTCCCAAGTTTACCCAGCATCCCCTGTTGCCAATCCAACAGCTCCTAGTTCATCTTTGTTCCCAGACTACACCAGCTTCCCTGAGCACTGTGTGCTCTCCTTCCAGCCTGACATGCACTGTGTGATGAAGGGATCCAATGGTGTCCTTAGAGTCTTCAAAGTCTCTATGGTGCTAGTTCTGATCGGAGCCTATCCCAACTTGTTTTTCTTAAAGGAGCAAGGGCAGTACCTTGGCTTGGATCCCAGTAGGCCAATCTCCTGCAGACAGAATCCTGTCGACATAAACCCTTATACGTTTGAGTGCAATGCTGAGCCTGGGCTCTTTGCCATGGGACCCCTTGTTGGTGACAACTTTGTACGCTTCTTGAAGGGTGGCGCTCTTGGCATTGCTAGCTGTTTGTTCAAGAGACTGAAACAGAGGATGAAGAAAAACAGGAAATTGATCGCCGAGGAAGGAGGGTGTGGAGGACGGGGAAGAGAAGGAAGTGGGGGCGGAAGAAGAGGATTTGTCTAA